The DNA segment TGGCCGCTCAGGCCAAGGGGCAGATCGACGCCGTGGTGCGCGACGTATGTCAACATGTGGTAGGACAGGATCAAGCCGTGAATCTGCTCGTCGCGGCACTGCTGGCGGGCGGCCACGTGCTCCTCGAGGACGTGCCAGGCACCGGCAAGACGAGGCTTGCCTCGTCGCTCGCCTCCGCCCTCGGCCTCTCCTTCGCCCGGGTGCAGGGCACGCCGGATTTGCTGCCGGCGGACGTCCTCGGCACGACCGTGTACCATCCGCGCGAAGAGGTGTTTCGCTTCCACCCAGGCCCCATTTTCACCCAGGTGCTCTTGTTCGACGAGATCAACCGGGCAACCCCGCGGACGCAGTCGGCCCTCTTGCAGGCGATGGCTGAACGCGCCGTGACGGTCGACGGGGAAGTTAAACCTCTTCCCAGGCCGTTTTTGGTCATCGCGACGGCCAATCCCGTCGAGTCCCAGGGCGTATTCCCCTTGCCCGAGGCCGAACTCGACCGCTTTCTCGTGCAGGTCACCCTCGGGTACCTCCAGGAACCCCTCGAAATGGAGATGGTGAAGCGCGTGATCGCAGAATCTGCCGACGCGCCTCCGCCTTCGCCCGTCTTGGACGCGGACCGCCTCATCCAACTGCAGCAGCTGGCCAGGCGCGTCTTCGTGCACGACGACGTCCTTCGCTACGCCGTGTCGCTCGTCAGACGCACGCGCGAGCACGATCAAATCGCGCTCGGCGCAAGCCCGCGCTCGGCCGTCTGGCTGGTCCAGCTCGCCCAGGCGCTGGCTCTCGGGGCAGGGCGGGCGTTTGTGATACCCGACGACGTTCGAACGGCCTTTCTGCCCGTCATGCGCCATCGGCTCGTCTTCGATATCGCATGGGCGGATCGCGCGGAACGAGAGGCGCTCCTTCAGACCCTCGTGGCGGAGGCGCCCGTGCCCCACGAGCGAGAAGTGGACGCTCCATGATCTGGCTGTGGCTTCCGCTCGCTCTGCTCCTGGCGCTGTGGCTGTGGCCTCAGGCGTTCTCCCGCGCGGTCGCGGGGCGAATCGACGGATGCGTGACCGCAAGCCGCAGGGAGATGCATCCGGGGGACGAGGCGAAGTTGCAGGTGACCCTCGTGAATCGCTCCTTCGCCCCGATTCCGCTCGCCGAACTGGAGATTGAGCTGCCACACCAGCTCTCGTTCAGCCGCGACCGTTCGATCCGGCTCGGCCACGTAACCCTTGCCGTCCTGCCGCGGCGCCAGGCCGAGATCGAGCTGAACGTGTATGCCGTGCGGCGGGGTCCCGCCGCGCCTCTAAAGGTGCGCGCCGCGGTCAACGAGGGCCTGGGGCTCGCCGAGACGTACGTCCAACTTGAGGACCGGACGTCCTTCGCCGTGAGGCCGCGCCGCGTGCCTGCCAAGCGCATGCTTCTCGTCACGCCCGCGGGGTTCATGACGCGCGAGTCCCGCCTGTTTCCAGACGAGACCAGCCTGCGCGGCGTCCGGCCGTACACCGCGTTCGATCCCGTCCGCCACATTCACTGGCGAGCCTCGGCCAGGCTTGGGGAACTCGTGGTGAAGGAGTTTTTCGCCACGGAAGCGCCGGACTGGGCGGTCGTCCTGAACGCGCAAGCGACGCGCCCGCATTGGATGGGCGGGCTTCATCCCGACGTGTTTGACGCGCTCTGCGAGCAGTCGTTGGCCATCGCGCAAGCCCTGAGCCAAGCGGGCGGGCGCCTCTTTTTCGCCACGAACGCCGCCTGTCAAAGCCGCCAGCGCGCGACGATGGCCTGGCTCGCGCCGGATGGCGTTGCCTCGTTGCTCGCGCACGCTCAGCCCGTCGCCACATGCGATCTGGAGGCGCTTGTGACGGCCATGGCGAGATCGCCAGCGGCCCCTCGGCGCGCCGTGATCCTGAGTGCCATGGACGAGCACCAAGAAGGCGCCTGGTGGAGGCGACTCGGGATGGACGTCACGTGGATTCGCGTCGGCGCGTCGAGCGAGGGCCTCGCTCAAGAGACTCGTGGGGAGGCGGTCATGCATGCACAAGGGTGAACCGGAAACTGCCCACACGGAACGGCGTTACCTCCGCATCCAGGACGCGCCCCGCATGTTCCGCGCCTTGGCGGGGGTAACCGCGGGGACCATGGCCGCCTGGCTGGTGGCGAGCATCTTTTGGAGCCGATCCGGCGCGTACGAGGATCTCCTGTGGCTGACGTGCGCCAGCTGGATCGCGAGCACGTGTGTCATGGCGCTCGCCCAACTCCCGGTGGCGCGCGCGGTATGCGTCGGGGCCCTCGCCGGATGCGCGGCGAGTGCCGCCGTCTTTCTCCCCCTTCGTCACCCTGGGTGGCTCGCGGCAGGCGTCGCGGCGTCTCTGCTCGCCGCAGCGTTGTCCATCCCGTTTCTCACCTACGGCGATATCTCGCTCGCCAGCCGCAGCCTCCTGCGCGCGGCCACCGCCGTGGTCATCGTGGCGTGGATCGCGTACCTCACATTTGTGCGCCCCCTCTCGACCCCGACGGAGGCGGGGCGCGCTCTGGCCGCCTTGTACCCCTGCGCCGTCCTCGTGGGAGCGGCGGCGACGGCGCGCGCGGCGCATCGGCTGACGTACCGCGCGAGCGCCAAGCGCGTCTGGCTCGCCCCCATCGCGCTCGCCCTGGCGTTTCGCCACGTGCCCGTCCAGCTCGCGAAAGCCCTGTTCCGCCTGGCCACCGGTGTGGCCTTCCTCGTCATCTTCGCGACAGCGCTCCTCGCGGTCTTGCCAAGGCTGCACGAGCCGCTAGCCGAGCGAAACGCTGCCCAAGCGCCACATCGAGCGCCGTTTGATCTCCACGTCCAAGCCCATCCCGCGCACACACCGAGCGGCTTCCCGCTCTGGATTGCCGCAGCGCTGCTCGCTATCCTTT comes from the Alicyclobacillus vulcanalis genome and includes:
- a CDS encoding AAA family ATPase; this translates as MPETLTADLAAQAKGQIDAVVRDVCQHVVGQDQAVNLLVAALLAGGHVLLEDVPGTGKTRLASSLASALGLSFARVQGTPDLLPADVLGTTVYHPREEVFRFHPGPIFTQVLLFDEINRATPRTQSALLQAMAERAVTVDGEVKPLPRPFLVIATANPVESQGVFPLPEAELDRFLVQVTLGYLQEPLEMEMVKRVIAESADAPPPSPVLDADRLIQLQQLARRVFVHDDVLRYAVSLVRRTREHDQIALGASPRSAVWLVQLAQALALGAGRAFVIPDDVRTAFLPVMRHRLVFDIAWADRAEREALLQTLVAEAPVPHEREVDAP
- a CDS encoding DUF58 domain-containing protein, giving the protein MIWLWLPLALLLALWLWPQAFSRAVAGRIDGCVTASRREMHPGDEAKLQVTLVNRSFAPIPLAELEIELPHQLSFSRDRSIRLGHVTLAVLPRRQAEIELNVYAVRRGPAAPLKVRAAVNEGLGLAETYVQLEDRTSFAVRPRRVPAKRMLLVTPAGFMTRESRLFPDETSLRGVRPYTAFDPVRHIHWRASARLGELVVKEFFATEAPDWAVVLNAQATRPHWMGGLHPDVFDALCEQSLAIAQALSQAGGRLFFATNAACQSRQRATMAWLAPDGVASLLAHAQPVATCDLEALVTAMARSPAAPRRAVILSAMDEHQEGAWWRRLGMDVTWIRVGASSEGLAQETRGEAVMHAQG